Proteins from one Telopea speciosissima isolate NSW1024214 ecotype Mountain lineage chromosome 1, Tspe_v1, whole genome shotgun sequence genomic window:
- the LOC122659587 gene encoding 23.5 kDa heat shock protein, mitochondrial-like: MASSLALLRRRASSSSVVLLNKNPKKLFFNPILRSDVAVAVEPPLFFPIRGRRAFNTNSSSHFDDFESNVNVVRVSSSDGSSSRILLDVIDTSSLSRASNRNQMMETGSMPIVDMKYVENGGGVYISTKLPGVEKKDVKVMVSVEKNMMYVAAGGYKEEEESGRWGVRYFCRIVILEKLYKLYKMDDQIEAEMKNGVLRTIILKRVKEAAGGGE; encoded by the exons ATGGCTTCATCGTTGGCATTATTACGGAGGAGAGCTTCTTCTAGTTCGGTGGTACTCCtcaacaaaaacccaaaaaaattgtttttcaaTCCAATCCTCCGTTCTGACGTTGCAGTAGCAGTAGAACCACCGTTGTTTTTTCCTATTCGTGGTCGTCGTGCCTTCAACACCAATTCATCATCTCACTTTGATGATTTTGAGAGCAACGTCAACGTGGTCCGCGTCTCCTCCTCTGATGGATCATCCTCTCGTATCTTGTTGG ATGTGATCGACACATCCTCACTGTCTAGGGCCTCCAACAGGAATCAGATGATGGAGACTGGATCAATGCCAATAGTAGATATGAAATATGTGGAGAATGGTGGTGGGGTCTACATAAGTACCAAACTGCCTGGCGTAGAGAAGAAGGACGTGAAGGTTATGGTTTCGGTGGAAAAGAATATGATGTACGTCGCAGCAGGAGGCTAcaaggaagaggaggaaagtGGAAGATGGGGAGTCAGGTATTTTTGCAGGATTGTTATTCTTGAGAAGCTCTACAAGCTGTACAAGATGGATGATCAGATCGAGGCAGAGATGAAGAATGGAGTGCTCAGGACGATTATTCTCAAAAGAGTCAAAGAGGCCGCAGGAGGAGGAGAGTAA